A single region of the Bacteroidota bacterium genome encodes:
- a CDS encoding cytochrome c3 family protein: MKRLLLIAVVILAVSSVVLAQTSLMLNTKHDLRVTSTKTNAQYIAGASDRLCSYCHSPHIPAAGVKDPLWARTAKSGQNWGSYTGIQMDATAIDPSDNTGDQHKNVSNMCLSCHDGSAMYTSAAYVKRPHVTGTDPWVPYETRTVADIPNRDRNKIVSGTDYPNLGHTHPVNFNYADALATDGALNTPANTQYAYLDGTTKVGRLFGGKVQCSSCHNPHKTDTKMVQGTLTDGKLCVACHAK; encoded by the coding sequence ATGAAACGATTACTTTTAATCGCAGTAGTAATTTTAGCAGTCTCTTCTGTAGTTTTAGCACAAACTTCTCTGATGTTAAACACGAAGCACGACTTAAGAGTTACCTCTACCAAAACAAATGCACAGTATATAGCTGGTGCATCGGACAGACTTTGCTCATATTGCCATAGCCCACACATTCCAGCAGCAGGTGTTAAAGATCCACTATGGGCACGAACTGCAAAATCAGGTCAAAACTGGGGTAGTTACACCGGTATCCAAATGGATGCAACAGCTATCGACCCAAGTGATAATACTGGCGACCAACACAAAAATGTTAGCAATATGTGCTTAAGCTGCCACGATGGTTCAGCAATGTACACATCGGCAGCTTATGTAAAACGCCCCCACGTTACCGGAACAGATCCATGGGTACCTTATGAAACACGAACAGTTGCAGATATCCCGAATCGTGACAGGAATAAAATTGTAAGTGGAACAGATTACCCAAATTTAGGGCACACACATCCTGTTAACTTCAACTATGCTGATGCACTTGCAACTGATGGTGCTTTGAACACACCAGCAAATACTCAATATGCATACCTCGATGGTACAACAAAAGTTGGCCGTTTATTCGGTGGAAAAGTTCAATGTTCATCTTGCCACAATCCTCACAAAACCGATACAAAGATGGTTCAAGGAACACTTACGGATGGTAAACTCTGCGTTGCTTGTCACGCAAAATAA